A genomic segment from Gossypium hirsutum isolate 1008001.06 chromosome D04, Gossypium_hirsutum_v2.1, whole genome shotgun sequence encodes:
- the LOC107898081 gene encoding AP-1 complex subunit sigma-1 yields MIHFVLLISRQGKVRLTKWYSTYSKKERSKVLRELSGVILTRGPRLCNFVEWRGLKVVYKRYASLYFCMCIDPDGNELEILEIIHHYVEVLDRYFGSVCELDLIYNFHKAYYILDEILISGELQESSKRTVVRSVAAQDSLVEAAKEETGSTISNIIAHAAK; encoded by the exons ATG ATTCACTTTGTACTTCTAATCAGTAGACAAGGGAAAGTCAGGTTGACAAAATGGTATTCTACTTATTCTAAGAAGGAAAGATCTAAG GTACTCCGAGAGCTGAGTGGGGTGATTCTCACAAGAGGCCCCAGACTCTGCAATTTTGTGGAATGGAGAGGCCTTAAAGTCGTTTATAAAag ATATGCTAGCCTTTATTTCTGCATGTGCATAGATCCTGATGGCAATGAATTAGAGATTCTGGAAATTATTCATCACTATGTTGAGGTTCTTGACAGATACTTTGGCAGT gtttgtgAATTGGACTTGATCTACAACTTTCATAAG GCGTATTATATATTGGATGAAATCTTGATATCTGGTGAACTTCAAGAATCAAGCAAAAGAACTGTTGTACGTTCAGTAGCTGCACAG GATTCACTGGTGGAGGCCGCAAAAGAGGAAACCGGTAGTACCATTAGCAATATAATCGCACATGCTGCAAAGTAG